Proteins encoded by one window of Manduca sexta isolate Smith_Timp_Sample1 chromosome 12, JHU_Msex_v1.0, whole genome shotgun sequence:
- the LOC115446327 gene encoding G protein-activated inward rectifier potassium channel 2-like has translation MQIYDTKTLLPLNANNLSDAEGENIQIPIAPIKSLKFHRRLACHRSSSRRKKNERVVFKSGHFNLEKSKIFRYHVFPDVVTAFIEARWRWTLVYCILTYMFIWLFFSAVWWIIMYDHGDFEDGHLPDHLNSTWTPCIRQIYGFTSIFLFSVEVHTTVGYGSRTITLECPTAWLTMCFESILGTITQSFIVGVVFAKLTRPKNRAHTLIFSKNAVINQRNGEMCLSFRIGNTRKSRIIDVSVNAYLIRCVRSGDVLTEQIKLHLSVDSTENISFMFPISVVHRINESSPFYTLSAHDICNSKLEVLVVIEGVIESTGQPVQAKSSYIAQEILWGRRFVPVVNYSQGKHGFVIDYLNFDDCQRVDTPLCSAEKLNTITSTYY, from the exons ATGCAAATATACGATACAAAGACATTACTCCCACTAAATGCAAATAATTTATCTGATGCCGAAGGAGAAAATATCCAGATCCCAATTGCACCAATCAAATCGTTAAAATTCCACAG GCGTCTCGCGTGTCACAGAAGTTCAAGCCGAAGAAAAAAGAATGAAAGAGTAGTATTTAAATCAGGTCACTTTAATTTGGAGAAGTCGAAGATATTCCGATACCACGTTTTTCCCGATGTGGTGACTGCATTCATAGAAGCGCGGTGGAGATGGACTCTGGTCTACTGCATCTTGACGTACATGTTTATTTGGCTCTTTTTCTCAGCTGTGTGGTGGATAATCATGTACGACCATGGTGATTTCGAAGATGGACATCTACCAGACCATTTGAACAGTACTTGGACACCTTGTATAAGGCAAATCTATGGTTTTACATCCATATTCCTTTTCAGCGTTGAAGTTCACACAACAGTTGGATATGGAAGCAGAACAATCACTTTAGAATGTCCCACAGCATGGCTGACCATGTGTTTCGAAAGCATACTTGGCACTATTACTCAATCTTTCATCGTCGGCGTCGTTTTCGCGAAACTAACGAGACCGAAAAATCGAGCTCATACATTAATTTTCTCCAAGAATGCTGTCATTAATCAGAGAAATGGCGAAATGTGCCTTTCATTCAGAATCGGAAATACGAGGAAATCAAGGATCATCGACGTCAGTGTCAACGCGTATTTGATTCGGTGCGTCAGATCCGGTGATGTTTTGACTGAACAAATCAAATTGCACTTATCAGTTGACTCGACCGAGAATATCTCATTTATGTTTCCTATATCAGTAGTCCATAGAATCAATGAGAGTAGTCCTTTCTATACACTGTCTGCTCATGATATTTGCAACTCAAAATTAGAAGTCTTGGTGGTTATTGAAGGCGTCATTGAATCTACAGGTCAGCCGGTTCAAGCTAAATCGAGTTATATAGCTCAAGAAATATTATGGGGACGCAGATTCGTGCCAGTTGTAAATTATAGTCAAGGCAAACATGGCTTTGTAATAGACTATTTAAATTTCGATGACTGTCAGAGGGTTGATACTCCACTATGTTCGGCAGAGAAATTAAATACCATTACTTCAACATACTACTAG